AGCAGCACGTCCAATAGCAACTGAACCGTTCGCGCTTGCGACCGCGTTGCCGCCCAACGCAATCGAATCATTACCGCCTGCCTGCGCTTGATCCGCCGTACTTGGGCCAAATTTGATGTACTTCAAACTCTCAACAATATTGCCCGTGGCACTCGAAATATTCCCGAGCGCATCACCCACGTTCGAATACGTATTGCCATAAACGTTGTACGTCGGCTGAGCGATAGAACCATCGGCCTTCACCGATGCCCCACCGCCCAACGCCGCCGTCACGCCGCTCAGCTGCGACACGTTGACCGCATCGGCGGGCGCCGTACCGGCAGCCAGGTTCGTGATCTTCGTCGCGCCGCCCGCGCCCTGCAGCGTGATCTGGTTCTTCGACGCATCGTCGTAGGCAACAGCGAGGGGACTATCTCCGCCCTTCGACTTGTCGATCGCCGTCAGCGCTGCGCCAACGTTGTTAAAGGTGCCATCGGCGACGACGTACGTCGGGTTCGTGATCGCGCCCGTCGTCGAATTGAAGCTCGCGTTGCCGCCCAGCAGCGCGGCCGTGTTCGCGCCCATCTGGTTGACCTTCGCGTTCGCCGACATCAGTTGGCTGACGTTCACCGCATCCGTTGCGCTATAGCCGGCGGCCACGTTGGTGATCCGGCGCTCCGATCCGACGCCGCCGATCGACAGTTCGCCGCTCGCGGTTCCCGCGGACAAAGCGGCGTTGCCTGCGTTGAAGCCGGCCGATCCAAGCGTGGACGAGTTCGCGACGGAACCCGAACCCAGCGCGACCGACTTCGGACCCGTCGCGCTTGCACCTGTGCCAAGCGCGACCGAATTATTACCCGATGCGCTCGCCAAGACGCCCTGTGCAATCGACGAGGCACCCGAGGATACGGCCGCCACGCCCACCGCAATACTCTCCGAGCCCGATGCTGCCGAGTCAGTTTGCGTCGAGTTGGCGTGGAAGTATTTGACGCCGCTCAGGGTGTTGATCGCGTTGAACAACTGCGAACCATTGACCGCATCCGTGCTGGCAGCCGAGATCGCGCCTGCGGCGACGCCATTCAAGAGCACGTTGCTGCCCGAGGCCTTCATCCACAGCTTGGACGTCCCGTCCGGGGAAAACAGGATCGTCTTGTTGGCACTATTCATGTCGATCTGCGTGTTGGCGGCATACAACTGCAGAGCGTTCGTAGTGTTTGGATTTGTGCCGTCTAGCCAGGTCGTCTCCGACGCGATCGCTGGGCAACCCGTAGCGAAGTTGGAGCCGCTTTGAGCGCCGCCGCGGCTGTCGTACGCCTTCGTCCCATCGCTGTTCGTCACGCAGATACCCGACGCCATGGCGAAATCCGGCGTGAATGCACCAAAGCCCACACACAGCGGCGCAACGACAGCTGCAAGCGCGAACTTGCCGGTAGCGATAGCCGCTCCGGTGCCCGAGGAGGACCTTTTGCCCCGTCCTTTAGCGTTCTCCTGCGCCGCAACCCATGTTCCCGTCGATTCGTTCCAAACTGAACGATATGTCTTATTCATTTGCAATCCTATATAAGGCAAGCCGATTTTTATTCTGCTCAATCCCACGTCAGCAACTTGCTGTTTGTTCCACCGGCCATACGAATCGCCGGTTCCGTCATGCCCGAATTGCGCAAACCTCCGCACCCCCGAGACGCTTGGGCTTCGAACCGACAACGGACAAGAAGATCAAATAGCAGGCAAACCTGGCGGATAAAAGATATGAAAATGCTTCGGCTAGCTGAATAGGAGCAGTCCTATTGGTCTGTGGAAACTCTATATTTCGAAATACTCCTACAAGACCCAATCGAATTTTGTAGGCGATATCCGTCAGAATTCAACGAGACACCGTATGCGCAAGATGTTCCGTGCGAGATCGTGATCCAGGCTCGTTCGTCAGCCAGAGGGCCAGGAAAAATTGAATAAGGTTGCGGTTGGCGACTCAGTCGCTTTCAACGATCAACCTTGAAGCGAGCTACATGCTGCCAAACGCATCACGCGGGAAATAGTCGCCGCCCCACTCGCGCGCAAGCTCGGCACATCGCCCGACTCGCAGCGGTCCTTCCTCGAAATCGATGAACAGGACACGGTCGGCCGCCGCTGGTCGAACGGGCGCGCCGCTGCTGCGGCCATCCGAGAAAACCCATAGACAGCGTTGCTGTGCCGGATGCTTGCGCGCCGCCCGGTCGAGCAACGCAGACGCGGTTTGAACACCTGACGTCAAAGGCGTGCCGCCACCGCCACCGATAGTCGCAATCCACCGTTCATTCCACCACCGCGGCACGGCAGGGCCGAAGCGCACATCCGCGCCGACACCACCGAAACACACCAGCGCCACCTCCGACCGCGTCGCGCGCGCCTGATCGAACAACGCGACGAGCAGCCCTTTGGCGAGCGCCAATCGTTGGCCGGACAGCATCGAATGGGAGCAATCGAGCACGAAGCAATGCAACACGCCGCCGCGCGCCTCTTCGTGTAGGAAACGCAGGTGCTCGGGAAGCAATGCGGCATTGCGTTTCGCCGCGAGCGTGCGCGGCCATGCAATGCGTCGCGCGCCGGCCGAACCGCCTCGCGTTGCATCGCCCGCGCCTTGCCGCCATCGAAAACCGCTGCGCATCGCGCGCGCGGCCGCGCTCTTTCGATGGCTCAGCGTTTTTTTGCGTTGAGTGGGATGACGCCCTTCACGCGCGTCAAGCCTGTAGGTTCTGGGGGAAGATAACCGTAGTCGGCTTCTGCGGAAGCGCTCGCGGTATCGGTTGAAGCATGCTGCGCAGAGGAAGACGACGGTGCAGACGAACCGTCCTGCTGTTGCGAGGCGGGCTCATCGTGCCGACGCCGATGCCGCAGCACCGATTCAGCTACACGGTCGACATGCGCGATCGTCACTGCATCGGCCTGTTCGAACGCGGCCAGCGCACGCGCCGCGCGCAGCATCACGAGATCGGCGCGCATCCCATCGACGCCGGCCGCAATGCACAGCGTGCTGACATGCGCGAGCACGGCATCGTCGAACGACAAACGCGCCAAAGCCGCACGCGCATCGCGAAGCCTCGAGGCGTGCGCGTCCTGCTGGGCCTCGTATCCCCCGCGAAAGCCACGAGGATCGAGATCGAACGCAAGCCGCGCCTTAACGATCGCCTGACGTATCTGCGGTTCGTAGCAGTTCTCCAGTTCGACCATCAACCCAAACCGATCCGTCAGTTGCGGACGCAGTTCACCCTCTTCCGGGTTCATCGTGCCGATCAGCACGAAGCTCGCATCGTGCGTATGCGAAACGCTGTCGCGCTCGACAGTGTTCACACCGCTCGCCGCCGCATCGAGCAGCGCATCGACGAGCCCATCGGGCAACAGGTTCACTTCATCGACATACAGCACGCCGCGATGCGCCTTCGCCAGCAGCCCCGGCGAAAAGCGCACCGACGCATCGCGCAACGCCGACTCGATATCGAGCGTGCCGATCAAACGGTCTTCGCTCGCACCGAGCGGCAGCGTGACGAACTGCCCTTCGGGCAACAACTCGGCCAACGCGCGCGCCGCCGTCGATTTCGCCGTCCCGCGCGGCCCGCTGACCAGCACGCCGCCAATGCCGGGATCGACGGCGGCCAGCAACAGCGCCTGTTGAAGCGGCGCCTGGCCGATCAACGCAGAAAACGGAAAGGCCGCCCGCCGCGCGCTGGCTTCGCTCATGATCGTGATCCTTCGATGTGCTGTTCGCTATCCAGCAGATGCTGTTCGACCTGCGCGCGATACTCGCCCGGTTGTTGCCATAGCCCGCGCTGCATCGCTTCGAGCAGCCGCTCGCAGACGCCATGCAGCGCGTGCGGATTGTGCTTGCGCATGAACTCGCGCGTATCGGCGTCGTTCAGATACGCATCGGCGACGAGCGCGTATTGATGATCGGCGACCACGCGCGTCGTCGCGTCGTAGCCGTACAGATAATCGACAGTTGCCGCGATTTCCGCCGCGCCTTTATATCCGTGACGCTTCACGCCATCCAGCCACTTCGGATTCACCACGCGCGAACGGATCACGCGCGCGATCTCTTCGTGCAGCGTGCGCACGCGCGGTGTGTCCGGGTTGCTGTGATCGGCGTGATACACATGCGGCTGATTGCCCGCGAGATGCCGCACGGCCGCCGTCATGCCGCCTTGAAACTGGTAGTAATCGTTCGAGTCGAGCACGTCGTGCTCGCGGTTGTCCTGGTTCTGCAACACCACATCCATCGCGGCGAGCCGCGTGCCGAATGCGTGCCGCGCCTCTTCGCCGGCGCTTTTCTGGGTGTACGCATAGCCGCCCCACGACAGATACGCGTTCGCGAGATCGGCATCCGTCTGCCATTGCTGCGTGTCGATCATCTGCTGCAAACCTGCGCCATAGGCACCCGGACGCGCGCTGAACACGCGAAAGCCCGCACGCCTGCGCGCTTCTTCGGGCGCGACGCCGCGCGCGATCCACGCATCGCGCTCACGCAGCACGCGCGCGCGGATGGGATTGACGTCTTCGGGCTCGTCGAGTTCGGCAACGGCCTGCACGGCCGCATCGAACAGATGCATCACGTTCGCAAATGCATCGCGGAAGAAACCCGACACGCGCAATGTGACATCGATACGCGGACGATCGAACGCGGCAATCGGCATGATTTCGAAGTCCGTCACGCGATGACTGCCCGGCGCCCACTTTGGCCGCACGCCGATCAGCGCGAGCGCCTGAGCGATATCGTCACCGCCTGTGCGCATCGTCGCCGTGCCCCACACGGAAAGACCAATCGCGCGCGGATAGTCGCCATGTTCCTGCAAGTGTCGCTCGATCAGCGTCTGTGCGGATTTGAGTCCCAGCGACCACGCGGCTTGCGTCGGAATGGCGCGGGTATCGACGGAATAGAAGTTGCGGCCCGTAGGCAGCACGTCGGGACGTCCGCGCGACGGCGAGCCGCTCGGGCCGGGCGGGACGAAGCGCCCTTCGAGTCCGCGCTTCAGGTGCATCAGTTCGTGTGGGCCGCATGCGTCGAGACGCGGCAGGATATCGTCGCGCAATCGTTCGAGCACGCGCGCCGCTTGTGGCAGTTCACTTACGGTCGCGATTGCGGCGGGCGTAGCGCCTGGCGACATCCCGCACATATCATCGAGCAAGGACGCCGCGAGCAGTTCGAGCCTTTCGCGCGTATCGCCGTTATGACGCCACGGCGCGTCGCTGACGTGTTGCAACAGAGCAGGACGCGGGCCGTTCCACTCAGCCGACCAATCCGCCGACAACGGATCGAACAAATGATCCACACGGAGATCGCGCGCCAGCGCATCGATAATGCCCGCCTTTGCGCCGTGTCCATCGCCAACCGGAAAGCGCCCAAGCGCGAGCAACGTATCGCGCCGCTGCGTGCCCTCCGGCGATTGCCCGAACGTGTGCAAGCCGTCACGAATCTGCGCTTCCTTCAGCTCGCACAGCCATGCATCGACGCGCGTCAACAACGAGTCTTCGGCATCGACATCATTTGGTGCTTCGAGACTCAGCTCTTCGTGCAACCGATGCGTGACGATCGTGTCGAGAATAGTCCGGCGCAACAGCTTCGCGCGCCGTGGATCGACCATCAACGCGTCGTAGTATTCGTCGACCTGGCGTTCGAGGTCCTGCAAAGGCCCGTAGTTCTCCGCGCGCGTGAGCGGCGGCATCAGGTGATCGATGATCACGGCCTGTGTGCGCCGCTTTGCCTGGCTGCCCTCGCCCGGATCGTTGACGATGAACGGATACAGATGCGGCAACGGCCCGAGTATCGCATCGGGCCAGCATGCATCGCTCAGCGCCACACTCTTGCCGGGCAGCCATTCGAGATTGCCGTGCTTGCCGACATGCACGACGGCATCGATATTGAACTGATGACGCAGCCAGAAATAGAACGCGAGATACGCATGCGGCGGCACCAACTCGGCGTCGTGATAGCTCGCGTAGTCGTTCTGTTCGCGAGAACGCGGCGGCTGAATGCCGATGAACACATGCCCGCATCGCCAGCCCGCGATCATGAAGCGACCGCGCCGCAAAGTAGGATCTTGCTCTGGCGCGCCCCACTTCGCATTCAACGCGTCGCGCATGGACTGCGGCAGACGCGCGAAGTGCGTCATGTAGTCGCTCAACGCAAGGCTTTGCAAAGCCGGCCGCAGATCGCGGACGACGGGATCGTTGGTCACGCCTTGCGTCAAAGCATCCATCAACGCATCGCCGTTCGAAGGCACGTCTTCGATACGATAGCCTTCGTCGCGCAGCATCGTCAGAATGTTCACCACGGACGCAGGCGTATCGAGTCCGACGCCATTGCCGATGCGCCCTTCGCTCATCGGATAGTTTGCGAGGATCAGCGCGAGCTTCTTGTCCGCATTCTCCTTGATCCGCAACCTGCACCAGCGCTCGCTCAACTCCGCGACAAACGCAACGCGTTCGTGATCCGGCTGATAGCGGACCACGTCCACTTCCGTATGCGGGCAGCGATACGCTAGCCCCTTGAAACTGATCGCGCGCGTGATGATGCGGCCATCCACTTCGGGGAGCGCGACGTGCATCGCGATGTCGCGCGAATTGAGGCCGTGATTGTCGTTCACCCAGTCTTCGCGATTGCCGCCGCTCAGGATCACCTGCATCACGGGCGCGTCGCCCGCCAGCGCGAGCGGCTCGGGATCGTCGATGGCGGAAGCAGCGAATGCCGTCGTGTTCAGCACGAGCGCGATACGATGCTGCGCGGCGAGTTGCTGCACGACATCGCGGCTGATCGCGTCTTTCAACGATGTGATCGCGACGGGCAACGGATTCATCCCGCGGGCTTCGAGGGCATCGATCAGCGCATCGAATACGGCCGTATTGGCCGCCTGCAAATGCGCCTTGTAGAACAGAATCGCGACCACGGGCGCATCGGGCTTCCACCGCGCCTGCCAGTCGTCGATGGTCGCCACGTCGCGCGCGGGGTGATACAGCGCAGCAGCAGGCAGCGGACTCGGCGGCGCCGGCTCCTTGCCCCAGCCGAAGCCGCGCCACGCAATGCAGCGCATGAACGATTCGGCGTTATGCGCGCCGCCCTCGCGCAGATAGCGCCACAACTGATGGCACAGGTCCGCGTCAGCCGTGCTGCGCGCGAGCAGGTTCGGGTCTTCCTGCAAGTCGCCGGAAAACATCGCGAGCGTCTGCTGCTTGCGCTGCGCCAGCGCGACGACCTGTTCGATCCCATACGGCCAGTACGCCTCGCCGCCCAGATGATCAACGACGACGACGCGTGCATGCTGCAACACATCGTCGAGATAGAAGTCCACCGAAGCCGGCTGCCGCAGATACGTGACATTCGCCAGGCGCACGCTCGGAAAACCGTCGCCCAGACGCGGCACGACGCTCGCGAGCAGCGACAGCGTCGTGTCGGCGGAACTGAGAATCACGATATCGGCGGGCTTCTGGTCGATACGGATGACGCCCTTCGTATCGTCGACGAAGCCGCCGGGGACGGTGCGCAGCAGATGCATCGCAGTGCCTTAGACCTGTTGTTCCTGAGCGCTCAGCGCTTCGTCGAGCGCGCGTTGCAGCACAGGCTGATCGAGGTCTTCGCCGATCAGCACGAAGCGGCTCAGCGACGACGCATCGAGTTCGCCCGCCTGCCAGCGCCGGTCGAAATAGCTGTCGAAGCGCCGGCCCACGCCTTGAATCACAAGACGCATCGGCGCGCCCTGCAAGGCGGCAAAGCCTTTCACGCGATAGATCGTGTGGCCTTCGACGACCCGCTGCAACGCCGCGATCATCGCCTCGCGCGACGGCGCACGCGCCGACACAACGACGGAGTCGAATTCATCGTGATGATGATCGGCATGTTCGGGATCATCCGCGGAGCCGTGATGGTCGTGACGCAGATGAATCGTTTCTTCCGAAGCGGATTCAAGCCCGAGCAACGCGTGCAGATCGAGCTGCCCCATGTGCGCGCGCACCACCTTGACCTGCGGCGGAATCTCTCCGCGAATGACGGCTTCGACGCTCGTCTGCTGCGCTTCGTCGAGCAGATCGGTCTTGTTGAGGATCACGAGATCCGCTGCCGACAACTGGTCTTCGAACAGCTCATGCAGCGGCGATTCGTGATCGAGATTCGGATCGGCCTTGCGCAACTGATCGACGGCAACGGGGTCTTCGGCGAACTGACCGCTCGCGACGGCCGGACCATCGACCACCGTCACGACGGCATCGACGGTGAAGCTGTTCTTGATCGACGGCCAGTTGAACGCCTGCACGAGCGGCTTCGGCAACGCGAGGCCCGACGTTTCGATCAGCACGTGGTCGATCTGGCCGCGCCGCTCCACGAGCTGTTCCATCACGGGGAAGAATTCTTCCTGCACGGTGCAGCACAGGCAGCCGTTGGCAAGCTCGTACAACTGGCCTTCCGTCTCGTTGCCGTTTTCATCGCAACCGATGCCGCAGCCCTTGAGAATCTCGCCGTCGATGCCAAGCTCGCCGAACTCGTTGACGATCACCGCGATGCGCAAGCCGCCCGCATGCTGAAGAATGTGACGCATCAACGTCGTTTTGCCGCTGCCGAGAAAACCCGTGACGATCGTCACCGGAATCTTGCGCATCTGTGTCTGCATGGTGGCTCCGTAGCTCGAAATGCGTTCGAGTGACCTCGAAGTCGCGCGCCGTCCGTACGGCAAGCGATGCAAGGTCATAAGTGATACACGGGGACGAAAACGGCGCCGCATGGGCTTCGCAGCCCGATCGATCCGGGCGCGAAACCGCGCTGCGACGCATGAGGAACAGTGAACGCAGTGCCGCATCCCCGCAGCATGGCGTCGTTTTCTCGGGCCGGTATCCGGGCTGATGAAAGCGCCGCCTCTCCTTCCCGCGCGAGCGTTTTCGCGCAGTGGATTGTCTGCATGGGCCGCTATTGGACGCACATGCAGCGAGGCCGGCTCTGCATCGTCTACGCGATGCCTTCACCTACCGTTGCGGGGAGCAGCATAGTTTGGCCGGCGCCTGTGCGCACAGCCTGCTATTTCCCGTTTAACTGCGCGCGCAGAGAGCGCGCGCGAGCACCAGAGTGCGTGCGAGTTTAGGCCCGCCGGCAGGTAGCGTCAAGGAGAGACGACGGCATGAGGCGTGCCTCATGCCGTCGTTCATTGCGTGGGGTTCGCTAAAGGGGAAGTCCACCGGCTGCCGCCCTGCGACGGCCGTGGACATGCGTAACTCAGTGCACAGCGTCAGTGCACAGCGCCTTGCGGCGTGACTTCGATAGCCGTCGCCGAGACGAAAACCGCGTGGATCGTGTCGCCGACGTGCAGGTCCTTCAGGTCGAAATCCGGCGTGACCCTGATGATCTGCGTCTCGTAGACACCGCGCAGCGTGAGCAGGCGTTTGGCGGGATCGATCTTCTGCACGGTGGACAGCGTTTCGACCTGATGCACCGAATCCCGGCCGTCCGGACCTTTCAGGGTCACCTGAGCATCGACGCGCTCACGGATGCCCTTGCCGGCGGGGTCCACCTTTTCGGCCTGCACGAGCAGTGCATTCTTGTACAGCACATCGACCTTATCGCCCACGCGCAGCTTGTCGAACCCGGCCATTTTTCCATCCACCTGCATCGTGACCTCGATGCCGTCTTCGCCCTTCAGCGTGACCGTGCGAGCACCGGCGTCGATCGCGATGATGCGCGCCTTCAGGTGGATGGGCGGCGCAGCTTCCACGAGGCTATCCGCAGCCTTTGCGAGCGAGTCCGCTGCCTGCACCGAGGTCGCCGCCAGCGCGGCTGCCAGCATGACCGACGCGATCGTTGCCAATTTCATTTTAATGTTATCCCTAAAGGTTAATCTGCCTGTTCACGGGCAGACGCAGTCGAAAAGGCGGCGACCCGCACCACCAATCCGAATTGAGGTGAAATTTTGTTAGTTATCCGATATTTAACACCGGAAAAAACTGACGTCTCACTTCCGGCCACTATAAATGACCACCCTTGGGCTTTACCACCAATACTGCTTGAAAACAGTTTTCGAATTTGTCGAAACACGGCGAGAACCACCATCGGGCAGGCACGCCGGAAAACCCCGCGCCGCCCGCCCTCAGGGGCCGGTGTGCTATCGTATTGGCGCATCTGGTGCCCCGCCGGCTCGACGGCTGGCGGGGTTAAACGGGAAACAGGGAAGCGTCTTCACATCGCGCTCGCAAAACGAGCGAACCACGCGAAACATGAAGCCGCCTGGCCTGTGCTGTCCCCGCAACGGTCACGCGGCGAGCGGAATGAAGCATGTTCCGCGCAGTGCGTTCAAGGCCACTGCCTGCAACCCGCAGGTGGGAAGGCGAACGCGATGAGCCGTCAGCCCGGATACCGGCCAGGTGCAAGGGGGCGAGAACCTGATCGCCATTCGCTGGAACCGCGGGAAACGGATACCAGCGCCCACGCGCGGCGCCGGCTCAAGCAGCCGTCGCGCGTCACACGCAACATCGCATGACCTGTCACACACAAGCGCCCGCCCGTGCAGCGGCGCTCTCCTTGCCATGAGCCGCGCCTGGCTGATCGGCGCCGGCCCCGGCGACGT
The Paraburkholderia hospita DNA segment above includes these coding regions:
- a CDS encoding vWA domain-containing protein, encoding MRSGFRWRQGAGDATRGGSAGARRIAWPRTLAAKRNAALLPEHLRFLHEEARGGVLHCFVLDCSHSMLSGQRLALAKGLLVALFDQARATRSEVALVCFGGVGADVRFGPAVPRWWNERWIATIGGGGGTPLTSGVQTASALLDRAARKHPAQQRCLWVFSDGRSSGAPVRPAAADRVLFIDFEEGPLRVGRCAELAREWGGDYFPRDAFGSM
- a CDS encoding ATP-binding protein, whose translation is MSEASARRAAFPFSALIGQAPLQQALLLAAVDPGIGGVLVSGPRGTAKSTAARALAELLPEGQFVTLPLGASEDRLIGTLDIESALRDASVRFSPGLLAKAHRGVLYVDEVNLLPDGLVDALLDAAASGVNTVERDSVSHTHDASFVLIGTMNPEEGELRPQLTDRFGLMVELENCYEPQIRQAIVKARLAFDLDPRGFRGGYEAQQDAHASRLRDARAALARLSFDDAVLAHVSTLCIAAGVDGMRADLVMLRAARALAAFEQADAVTIAHVDRVAESVLRHRRRHDEPASQQQDGSSAPSSSSAQHASTDTASASAEADYGYLPPEPTGLTRVKGVIPLNAKKR
- the cobN gene encoding cobaltochelatase subunit CobN; the encoded protein is MHLLRTVPGGFVDDTKGVIRIDQKPADIVILSSADTTLSLLASVVPRLGDGFPSVRLANVTYLRQPASVDFYLDDVLQHARVVVVDHLGGEAYWPYGIEQVVALAQRKQQTLAMFSGDLQEDPNLLARSTADADLCHQLWRYLREGGAHNAESFMRCIAWRGFGWGKEPAPPSPLPAAALYHPARDVATIDDWQARWKPDAPVVAILFYKAHLQAANTAVFDALIDALEARGMNPLPVAITSLKDAISRDVVQQLAAQHRIALVLNTTAFAASAIDDPEPLALAGDAPVMQVILSGGNREDWVNDNHGLNSRDIAMHVALPEVDGRIITRAISFKGLAYRCPHTEVDVVRYQPDHERVAFVAELSERWCRLRIKENADKKLALILANYPMSEGRIGNGVGLDTPASVVNILTMLRDEGYRIEDVPSNGDALMDALTQGVTNDPVVRDLRPALQSLALSDYMTHFARLPQSMRDALNAKWGAPEQDPTLRRGRFMIAGWRCGHVFIGIQPPRSREQNDYASYHDAELVPPHAYLAFYFWLRHQFNIDAVVHVGKHGNLEWLPGKSVALSDACWPDAILGPLPHLYPFIVNDPGEGSQAKRRTQAVIIDHLMPPLTRAENYGPLQDLERQVDEYYDALMVDPRRAKLLRRTILDTIVTHRLHEELSLEAPNDVDAEDSLLTRVDAWLCELKEAQIRDGLHTFGQSPEGTQRRDTLLALGRFPVGDGHGAKAGIIDALARDLRVDHLFDPLSADWSAEWNGPRPALLQHVSDAPWRHNGDTRERLELLAASLLDDMCGMSPGATPAAIATVSELPQAARVLERLRDDILPRLDACGPHELMHLKRGLEGRFVPPGPSGSPSRGRPDVLPTGRNFYSVDTRAIPTQAAWSLGLKSAQTLIERHLQEHGDYPRAIGLSVWGTATMRTGGDDIAQALALIGVRPKWAPGSHRVTDFEIMPIAAFDRPRIDVTLRVSGFFRDAFANVMHLFDAAVQAVAELDEPEDVNPIRARVLRERDAWIARGVAPEEARRRAGFRVFSARPGAYGAGLQQMIDTQQWQTDADLANAYLSWGGYAYTQKSAGEEARHAFGTRLAAMDVVLQNQDNREHDVLDSNDYYQFQGGMTAAVRHLAGNQPHVYHADHSNPDTPRVRTLHEEIARVIRSRVVNPKWLDGVKRHGYKGAAEIAATVDYLYGYDATTRVVADHQYALVADAYLNDADTREFMRKHNPHALHGVCERLLEAMQRGLWQQPGEYRAQVEQHLLDSEQHIEGSRS
- the cobW gene encoding cobalamin biosynthesis protein CobW, coding for MQTQMRKIPVTIVTGFLGSGKTTLMRHILQHAGGLRIAVIVNEFGELGIDGEILKGCGIGCDENGNETEGQLYELANGCLCCTVQEEFFPVMEQLVERRGQIDHVLIETSGLALPKPLVQAFNWPSIKNSFTVDAVVTVVDGPAVASGQFAEDPVAVDQLRKADPNLDHESPLHELFEDQLSAADLVILNKTDLLDEAQQTSVEAVIRGEIPPQVKVVRAHMGQLDLHALLGLESASEETIHLRHDHHGSADDPEHADHHHDEFDSVVVSARAPSREAMIAALQRVVEGHTIYRVKGFAALQGAPMRLVIQGVGRRFDSYFDRRWQAGELDASSLSRFVLIGEDLDQPVLQRALDEALSAQEQQV